One window of the Rufibacter radiotolerans genome contains the following:
- a CDS encoding carboxypeptidase-like regulatory domain-containing protein translates to MGSIIGTVVDANTKQPLGFATVFIAQTTYGTNAAENGTFKLAALPAGSHELVVSFLGYESVSHAVTLQPGQQLSFRFELSPKANALQEVVVRVDPDWKGNYETFFQNFIGRSPNAAATEIVNANALHFKFDAQESTLTAEADEELVIENKALGYRLYFGLKAFEMSFKDKRVFHAGYPRFVEMKPRSKAQQKRWAAARLKAYRGSMMHFGRALYAQNLEAEGFNVRKLRRIPNPNRPPEQEIQAGIRRARAQSKGMVVTYVKPGRPEDSLSYWLRMSRLDKQVAQLFTGAIPYDQLIRKDTSTGQTRLQFTDFLNVVYTKEREEAGFLSQNTFGARRTPTWQTSLLTLLEPYTFLEPTGMILNPYSHLIEGYWGWEKLAEMLPLDYTPTAK, encoded by the coding sequence ATGGGCAGTATCATAGGCACGGTAGTAGATGCCAATACCAAGCAGCCGCTGGGCTTTGCCACGGTCTTTATTGCCCAAACCACGTACGGCACCAATGCCGCAGAGAACGGAACCTTTAAACTGGCGGCGCTGCCTGCCGGAAGCCATGAGTTGGTAGTGTCTTTTCTGGGATATGAGTCTGTCTCGCATGCAGTAACATTGCAGCCCGGGCAGCAACTGTCCTTCCGGTTTGAGCTCTCGCCCAAGGCCAATGCGCTGCAGGAGGTGGTGGTGCGCGTTGACCCCGACTGGAAAGGCAACTATGAAACCTTCTTCCAGAATTTTATTGGCAGAAGCCCCAACGCCGCGGCCACGGAGATTGTGAACGCCAATGCCCTGCACTTTAAATTTGACGCCCAGGAAAGTACCCTCACCGCCGAGGCCGACGAAGAACTGGTCATTGAGAACAAGGCCCTGGGCTATAGGCTGTATTTCGGGCTGAAGGCCTTTGAGATGAGTTTTAAAGACAAGCGGGTTTTCCATGCGGGTTACCCCAGGTTTGTGGAGATGAAACCCCGGAGCAAGGCGCAGCAGAAACGCTGGGCCGCCGCCCGCCTAAAGGCGTATCGGGGCTCCATGATGCACTTTGGGCGGGCGCTCTATGCGCAGAACCTGGAGGCCGAAGGCTTTAACGTGCGCAAGCTGCGCCGCATTCCTAACCCCAACCGTCCGCCAGAGCAAGAGATCCAGGCCGGTATCAGGCGGGCCAGGGCCCAGAGCAAAGGGATGGTGGTTACCTATGTTAAACCCGGTCGGCCCGAAGATAGCCTGAGCTACTGGCTGCGCATGTCCCGCCTGGACAAGCAGGTGGCCCAGTTGTTCACCGGCGCCATTCCCTATGACCAGCTTATCCGGAAAGACACCTCCACTGGCCAGACCCGGCTGCAATTCACAGATTTCCTGAACGTGGTCTACACTAAAGAAAGGGAAGAGGCCGGGTTTCTGAGCCAAAATACCTTTGGTGCGCGCCGTACCCCTACCTGGCAAACGTCCTTACTCACCTTGCTGGAGCCCTACACGTTTCTGGAGCCCACGGGCATGATCCTGAACCCGTATTCCCACCTGATAGAGGGCTACTGGGGCTGGGAAAAGCTGGCCGAGATGCTGCCTCTGGACTATACCCCGACGGCGAAATAG
- a CDS encoding DUF2490 domain-containing protein, with protein sequence MRSFFCFLGMWAGFLLAPETQGQPNNFNHWLQYSGTYWVNPQWGLTAHLQYRTYKPVTDLRVAFTGAEVQQAFKDLPVLVAAGYSHLFNRNYLTPEETTYTHENRLYQQITVRGQVGSVGVSHRYQVEERWLPQGYHTRLRYLLGLRVPIKPDAEGETPWYGILRNEVRVIIRDQPFDSNRVYGGLGYVVNKHLTLEGMWMSQLVGTGKHQHFSVFVLRHDFGQME encoded by the coding sequence ATGAGATCCTTTTTCTGCTTTCTGGGTATGTGGGCTGGGTTCCTCCTGGCCCCTGAAACCCAGGGGCAACCCAATAATTTCAACCACTGGCTTCAGTACTCCGGCACCTATTGGGTAAACCCGCAGTGGGGCCTTACGGCCCACCTGCAATACCGGACCTATAAGCCGGTAACCGACCTGCGGGTGGCCTTTACGGGCGCCGAGGTGCAACAAGCCTTCAAGGACCTGCCTGTTCTGGTAGCGGCCGGCTATTCCCATTTGTTTAACCGCAACTACCTTACCCCTGAAGAGACTACTTATACCCATGAGAACCGCCTGTACCAGCAAATCACAGTGAGGGGACAAGTGGGGAGCGTGGGCGTTTCACATAGGTACCAGGTAGAGGAACGGTGGCTACCCCAAGGTTACCATACCCGCCTGCGGTACCTGCTGGGGCTACGCGTGCCCATAAAGCCAGACGCCGAAGGGGAAACACCCTGGTATGGGATTCTGCGCAACGAGGTGCGGGTGATTATCAGAGACCAGCCCTTTGACAGCAACCGGGTCTACGGCGGCCTGGGCTACGTGGTCAACAAGCACCTTACCCTGGAAGGCATGTGGATGTCACAACTGGTAGGCACCGGCAAGCACCAGCACTTCAGCGTGTTTGTTCTCCGGCATGATTTCGGGCAGATGGAATAG
- a CDS encoding DUF3857 domain-containing protein, with protein MLPSIPFQARLLLAALFCAFHFSASGQEAPVKFGKVTEEELKMKAYAKDTSAAAVILADYGRSYFTYASDFKVNFERVIRIKILKKTGYDWANMVVPYYQKTGVGKEQVSNIKGVTYNLEDGKIMKVKMDDKAIFDEKESANWSNKKFTLPAVKEGSVLEISYAITSDFLFNLRDWTFQRSIPVVHSEYRASIPEYYQYKHIPQGYEPFAVNEALPGTMNFTVTWSSSVEPGLRGGRTAGGSEMVNAACVNHRWVMKDVPAITSEAYITTLNDYVSKVEFELEWIRYPNQIAKRIAGNWTSLTDDLMAEESFGLQLNRTGFFKNEVASMLAIKDSVDRLNAVYEFVKKSVKWNGQSGKYVTSSLRKAFDAKTGNVADINLMLVAMLRDAGFEAHPVILSTRDNGRAPHTPVLSRFNYVVAYAKIGDKTILMDATDPLMPLGYLPKQCLNGQGWLVAKNAGDWVALKSGDRTTELLSAELQILPTGVLTGKVSQSTSGLWAVSQRRNVQEAGEEKFLKGIAGSQNLLERKKPVLQNLKEYQKPFGLQYEVSSPEETQNKDIIYLNPMLLKAQQENPFKLATRKYPVDFAQPTEEVYVCSFTIPDGYAVEEMPKSISLVLPENGGKFTYVLQNQGNKIQIMSKMSINKSVFYAEEYSFLKEFYTQMVAKHAEQIVLKKKG; from the coding sequence ATGCTCCCTTCCATCCCCTTCCAGGCAAGGCTATTGCTGGCTGCCCTCTTCTGTGCGTTCCATTTTTCCGCCTCGGGCCAAGAGGCACCGGTTAAGTTTGGCAAGGTGACGGAAGAGGAACTCAAGATGAAAGCTTACGCCAAAGACACCAGCGCCGCCGCCGTTATCCTAGCCGACTATGGCCGTTCTTATTTTACCTATGCCAGTGATTTCAAGGTGAACTTTGAGCGCGTTATCCGTATCAAGATCCTGAAGAAAACCGGCTATGACTGGGCCAACATGGTGGTGCCTTACTACCAGAAAACGGGCGTGGGGAAAGAGCAGGTGAGTAACATCAAAGGGGTTACCTACAACCTGGAAGACGGCAAAATAATGAAAGTGAAAATGGACGACAAAGCCATTTTTGACGAAAAGGAATCTGCCAACTGGTCCAACAAAAAATTCACCCTGCCGGCCGTGAAAGAGGGCTCCGTATTGGAGATCTCCTATGCCATCACCTCAGACTTTCTCTTTAACCTCCGTGACTGGACGTTCCAGCGCTCTATCCCGGTGGTGCATAGCGAGTACCGGGCCTCTATCCCGGAGTATTACCAGTACAAGCACATACCGCAGGGCTATGAGCCGTTTGCGGTGAATGAGGCCCTGCCCGGCACCATGAACTTTACCGTGACCTGGAGCAGCTCCGTGGAGCCTGGGTTGAGAGGTGGCCGCACGGCTGGTGGTTCAGAGATGGTAAACGCCGCCTGCGTGAACCACAGATGGGTCATGAAAGATGTGCCCGCCATCACCTCTGAGGCCTATATCACCACGCTGAATGATTACGTGTCTAAAGTGGAATTTGAGCTGGAATGGATCAGGTACCCCAACCAGATAGCCAAACGGATTGCCGGTAACTGGACTTCCCTCACCGACGACTTAATGGCCGAGGAGAGCTTTGGTCTGCAGTTGAACCGCACCGGGTTCTTCAAAAACGAGGTGGCCTCCATGCTGGCCATCAAAGATTCTGTTGACCGCTTAAATGCCGTGTATGAGTTTGTAAAGAAGTCTGTGAAGTGGAACGGGCAATCTGGAAAATACGTGACCAGCAGCCTTCGCAAAGCCTTTGACGCCAAAACGGGCAACGTAGCCGATATTAACCTGATGCTGGTAGCTATGCTGCGCGACGCCGGGTTTGAGGCCCACCCGGTGATCTTGAGTACCCGTGACAATGGCCGCGCGCCCCACACCCCGGTATTAAGCCGCTTCAACTATGTGGTTGCCTACGCCAAGATTGGTGACAAAACCATTTTGATGGATGCCACAGATCCTTTGATGCCGCTGGGGTACCTGCCCAAGCAATGCCTGAACGGGCAAGGCTGGCTGGTGGCCAAAAACGCGGGTGATTGGGTAGCCTTGAAATCAGGGGACCGTACCACCGAGTTACTGAGCGCAGAATTGCAGATTTTACCTACGGGGGTTTTAACCGGCAAAGTTAGCCAGTCTACCAGCGGTCTTTGGGCCGTGAGCCAGCGCCGCAATGTGCAGGAAGCCGGCGAAGAGAAGTTCCTGAAAGGAATTGCCGGTAGCCAGAACCTGCTGGAGCGCAAAAAGCCGGTGCTGCAGAACCTGAAAGAATACCAGAAGCCGTTCGGTCTGCAGTATGAAGTGTCCAGCCCCGAAGAAACCCAGAACAAAGACATCATCTACCTGAACCCTATGTTGCTCAAGGCCCAGCAGGAGAACCCTTTCAAGCTGGCCACCCGCAAATACCCCGTAGATTTCGCGCAGCCTACAGAAGAAGTGTATGTCTGCAGCTTTACCATTCCTGACGGCTACGCGGTAGAGGAAATGCCCAAAAGCATCTCGCTGGTGTTGCCGGAAAACGGCGGAAAATTCACCTATGTGCTCCAGAACCAAGGCAATAAGATACAAATCATGAGCAAGATGAGCATCAATAAATCTGTGTTCTACGCCGAGGAATATTCCTTCCTGAAGGAGTTCTATACCCAGATGGTGGCCAAGCACGCCGAGCAGATTGTATTGAAGAAGAAAGGGTAA
- a CDS encoding ABC transporter ATP-binding protein, with amino-acid sequence MKSLKYLNKYLLKYKFRLFWGIVFVIVSNIFAIIPAQVVRHAFDLVREGITMYQLHEGFPQQETVYDTFARSTLFYGAVIVLMALLRGIFLFFMRQTIIVMSRLIENDLKNEIYAHYQTLPLSFYRRNNTGDLMSRISEDVSRVRMYLGPAIMYGINLLVLFLMVIPYMLSVNVKLTIYTLLPLPILSVSIYYVNNIIERKSDEIQKSLSGITTFVQEAFSGIRVLKSFVREQDSHANFTKASDTYKDKSLELNFVNSLFFPLILFLIGLSTIITVWLGGKEVINGSITPGVIAEFLIYVNMLTWPVTALGWTTSLVQRAAASQQRINEFLNTKTDIISQKDLEKDIKGSIVFDEVDFVYPDTGIHALKKLSFQINPGDTLAVIGNTGSGKSTIAALVCRLYDATGGRILIDGEDIRNYKITNLRSQIGYVPQDVFLFSDSIRNNIGFGVDDLSEEKMLQAAKDADVYENIMRFPQQFDTVLGERGITLSGGQKQRVSIARALAREPKILILDDSLSAVDTKTENAILNSLQRVMANRTSIIISHRVSSVKLANRILVLDDGVVVQHGSHEELMADIDGLYRALYERQLQTDEVE; translated from the coding sequence GTGAAATCATTAAAATACCTGAATAAATACCTACTCAAATACAAGTTCCGGCTGTTCTGGGGCATTGTGTTTGTGATCGTCTCTAACATCTTCGCCATTATTCCGGCGCAGGTGGTGCGCCACGCCTTTGACCTGGTGCGCGAGGGCATAACCATGTACCAGCTGCATGAGGGCTTCCCGCAGCAGGAGACGGTCTATGACACCTTCGCTAGAAGTACCTTGTTCTACGGGGCCGTGATTGTGCTCATGGCCTTGCTGCGCGGTATTTTCCTATTCTTTATGCGGCAGACTATTATTGTGATGAGCCGCCTCATTGAGAACGACCTCAAGAACGAGATCTACGCCCATTACCAGACCCTGCCCCTCTCCTTCTACCGCCGCAACAACACCGGCGACCTCATGTCCCGCATCTCTGAGGACGTGAGCCGGGTGCGCATGTACCTGGGGCCGGCTATCATGTACGGCATTAACCTTTTGGTTTTGTTCCTGATGGTGATCCCGTACATGCTGTCGGTGAACGTGAAGCTCACCATTTACACGCTGCTGCCCCTGCCCATTTTGAGTGTGAGCATCTACTACGTGAACAACATCATTGAGCGGAAGTCTGACGAGATCCAGAAAAGCCTGAGCGGGATCACCACGTTTGTACAGGAGGCGTTCTCGGGCATCAGGGTGTTGAAATCCTTTGTGCGGGAGCAGGACTCGCACGCCAACTTCACCAAAGCCAGTGACACCTATAAAGACAAATCGCTGGAGCTGAACTTCGTGAACTCATTGTTCTTCCCGCTTATTTTGTTTCTCATTGGCCTGAGCACCATTATTACCGTGTGGCTGGGCGGCAAGGAGGTGATCAACGGCAGTATCACGCCCGGCGTTATTGCCGAGTTCCTGATTTACGTGAACATGCTTACCTGGCCGGTGACCGCCCTGGGCTGGACCACCTCTCTGGTGCAGCGCGCGGCCGCCTCACAGCAGCGCATCAATGAGTTCCTGAACACCAAGACCGATATTATCTCCCAGAAAGACCTGGAGAAAGACATCAAGGGATCCATCGTCTTTGACGAGGTGGACTTCGTGTACCCAGACACGGGCATCCATGCGCTCAAAAAGCTGTCGTTTCAGATCAACCCCGGTGACACCCTGGCCGTGATTGGCAACACGGGCTCGGGCAAGAGTACCATTGCCGCGCTGGTCTGCCGCCTGTATGACGCCACCGGCGGGCGCATTCTCATTGACGGCGAAGACATTAGAAACTACAAGATCACCAACCTGCGCAGCCAGATCGGCTATGTGCCGCAAGACGTGTTCCTGTTCTCAGACTCCATCAGAAACAACATCGGGTTTGGGGTAGATGACTTGTCTGAGGAGAAGATGCTGCAGGCCGCCAAAGACGCCGACGTCTACGAGAACATTATGCGCTTCCCGCAGCAGTTTGACACCGTGTTGGGCGAACGCGGCATCACGCTATCGGGTGGGCAGAAGCAGCGCGTTTCCATTGCCCGCGCCCTGGCCCGCGAGCCCAAAATCCTGATCCTGGATGACTCGCTTTCGGCGGTTGACACCAAGACCGAGAACGCTATTCTCAACAGTTTGCAGCGCGTCATGGCCAACCGCACGTCTATCATTATCTCGCACCGCGTGAGCTCCGTGAAACTGGCCAACCGCATTCTGGTGCTGGACGATGGTGTGGTGGTGCAGCACGGTTCCCACGAGGAACTTATGGCCGACATTGATGGCCTGTACCGCGCCCTCTACGAGCGCCAGCTGCAGACCGACGAGGTGGAATAA
- a CDS encoding DUF3857 domain-containing protein, which yields MQNRLILLLLTVLVGSNAWAGEAPFFPAFTINATLSKGANAVVRSEETVFTVNSTKSATEKVRRVVTVLNEEGKRHARLVLPYDQLIKVDYIKVTGYDAVGKKAKTLKTSDIKDYSNTSDFSLYEDNRLKVADLTSDVYPYTIEIEYQTTSSNMLFYSGWTPLDAEKLAVERASFQVTMPANMPLRYLEQLVPEKVTIQQVGTQQTYKWQVKDLAPVEREPYGPSFFELVPRVRTAPATFEVQGYAGTSETWKSLGEWQNKLNAGRDVIPEATRQQIANMVKALPTQEEKIKAVYEFMQNKTRYVSIQLGIGGWQPFEATMVDSKGYGDCKALSNYTKSLLEAAGIKSYFALIDAGDNNRTMLPDFANMQFNHVILCVPTAKDTVWLECTSQMADMGYTGSSTGDRYSLLITPEGGKRVSTPRFTAKDNSQTRTVQVKLNAQGGGSGVAVTNYAGIQHEDRTGVLQNYKPEEQLKWLYKNTQIPAFEIKNFKLDKVKDQPKLKEELQLELPRLASVSGKRLFITPNLMNRWNSAPTLQETRTHEVVWNMSFHDVDSVEYEIPAGYRAESMPQPVKIASVFGEYQAQVQMKGNKLVYVRQLTMHKGRHAAAKYAELVNFLKQVSRADQQQVVLAAETT from the coding sequence ATGCAAAACCGGCTGATACTACTGCTGCTCACCGTGCTGGTGGGCAGCAATGCCTGGGCAGGCGAGGCTCCTTTTTTCCCTGCGTTCACCATTAATGCCACCTTGTCTAAGGGGGCCAATGCGGTGGTGCGTTCTGAGGAGACCGTTTTCACCGTCAACTCCACCAAGTCTGCCACTGAGAAGGTGAGACGGGTGGTGACCGTTCTCAATGAGGAAGGCAAAAGGCACGCCCGCCTGGTATTGCCTTATGACCAACTCATTAAAGTGGACTATATCAAAGTCACGGGGTATGATGCAGTAGGCAAAAAGGCAAAGACCCTCAAGACCTCTGACATTAAGGATTACAGCAACACCAGTGATTTTTCGCTTTATGAAGATAACCGGTTGAAAGTGGCCGACCTGACCTCTGACGTGTACCCCTACACCATTGAGATAGAGTACCAGACCACCTCCAGCAACATGTTGTTCTACTCCGGCTGGACACCCCTAGACGCTGAGAAACTGGCCGTGGAAAGAGCGTCTTTTCAGGTGACCATGCCTGCCAATATGCCTTTGCGGTATTTGGAGCAACTGGTACCGGAAAAAGTGACCATTCAGCAGGTAGGCACGCAGCAAACCTACAAGTGGCAGGTGAAAGACCTGGCGCCGGTAGAAAGGGAGCCGTACGGCCCGTCTTTTTTTGAGTTGGTTCCCCGGGTGCGTACCGCCCCCGCCACTTTTGAGGTGCAAGGCTACGCCGGTACCTCAGAGACCTGGAAAAGCCTGGGTGAGTGGCAGAATAAACTGAACGCCGGCCGTGATGTGATCCCTGAGGCTACCAGACAGCAGATCGCGAACATGGTCAAGGCCTTGCCTACGCAGGAGGAAAAGATAAAGGCCGTGTACGAGTTCATGCAGAACAAGACCCGCTACGTCTCTATCCAGTTGGGTATAGGAGGCTGGCAGCCGTTTGAGGCCACCATGGTAGACAGCAAGGGCTACGGAGACTGCAAGGCGTTAAGCAACTACACCAAATCTTTGCTGGAGGCCGCGGGCATTAAAAGTTATTTCGCCCTCATTGATGCCGGGGACAACAACCGCACCATGCTGCCTGATTTTGCCAACATGCAGTTTAACCACGTGATCCTGTGTGTGCCTACCGCAAAAGACACCGTATGGCTGGAGTGTACCAGCCAGATGGCCGACATGGGCTATACCGGTTCCTCTACAGGCGATAGGTACTCTCTGCTCATTACCCCGGAAGGCGGTAAGCGCGTGTCCACTCCCCGTTTCACGGCCAAGGATAACAGCCAGACTCGCACGGTGCAGGTAAAATTGAATGCCCAGGGCGGCGGCAGCGGGGTTGCAGTGACCAATTATGCCGGTATTCAGCATGAAGACAGAACCGGGGTACTACAGAACTACAAGCCAGAAGAGCAACTCAAATGGCTCTACAAGAACACCCAGATACCAGCCTTTGAGATAAAGAACTTCAAGCTGGATAAAGTGAAAGACCAACCCAAACTGAAAGAGGAACTGCAGCTGGAACTACCCCGGCTGGCCTCCGTGAGCGGGAAACGTCTCTTTATCACGCCCAATCTCATGAACCGCTGGAACAGTGCCCCCACCCTCCAGGAGACCCGCACCCATGAGGTAGTCTGGAACATGTCTTTCCATGACGTAGACAGCGTGGAGTACGAGATACCGGCAGGGTATAGAGCGGAGAGCATGCCGCAACCGGTCAAGATTGCCTCTGTATTTGGGGAGTACCAGGCGCAGGTGCAGATGAAAGGCAACAAACTGGTGTATGTGCGCCAGCTTACCATGCACAAAGGCCGGCATGCCGCGGCCAAATACGCTGAGCTGGTAAACTTTCTTAAGCAGGTATCCAGGGCAGACCAGCAGCAGGTGGTGTTAGCCGCAGAAACCACCTAA
- a CDS encoding Glu/Leu/Phe/Val dehydrogenase dimerization domain-containing protein produces the protein MIELKEIPVTQESSVFNQISENQHEQVVFCHDHETGLKAIIGVHNTVLGPALGGTRMWTYASEAEALRDVLRLSRGMTFKSAISGLNLGGGKAVIIGDSKKDKTEAMMRKFGRFVNNLNGKYITAEDMGMTTQDMAYIGMETKYVAGLPESQGGSGDPSPVTAYGTYMGMKAAAKRAWGNDSLAGKKISVQGTGHVGGYLIDYLVKENAQLFITDIDQDHLKRISANTGATVVGLDEIYDVDADIYSPCAMGATINDDTLSRLKCQIIAGCANNQLQDENVHGPALVDRGIIYAPDFLINAGGIINVYSEVKKLNREWAMQQTEQIYNTTLNIFNKAEADETHPQRAATQLAQKRIDDMAKIKQTY, from the coding sequence ATGATAGAACTTAAAGAAATACCCGTAACGCAGGAATCTTCTGTTTTTAACCAGATAAGCGAGAACCAGCACGAGCAGGTTGTTTTCTGCCATGACCACGAAACCGGCCTAAAAGCCATTATTGGCGTTCATAACACCGTGTTAGGGCCAGCCCTGGGCGGAACCCGTATGTGGACCTACGCCTCTGAGGCCGAAGCGTTACGTGATGTGTTGCGTCTGTCGCGCGGCATGACCTTTAAATCTGCCATCTCTGGTCTGAACCTGGGCGGCGGAAAGGCCGTGATCATAGGTGACTCCAAGAAAGACAAGACCGAGGCCATGATGCGCAAGTTCGGGCGTTTTGTGAATAACCTCAACGGAAAATACATCACCGCCGAGGACATGGGCATGACCACCCAAGACATGGCCTACATTGGCATGGAAACCAAATACGTGGCGGGTTTGCCCGAGTCACAAGGCGGTAGCGGTGACCCGTCGCCGGTGACGGCCTACGGTACCTACATGGGTATGAAAGCGGCCGCCAAAAGAGCCTGGGGCAATGACAGCCTGGCCGGCAAGAAAATCTCTGTGCAGGGCACCGGCCACGTAGGTGGTTACCTGATAGACTACCTGGTGAAAGAAAATGCCCAGCTGTTCATCACAGATATTGACCAGGACCATTTAAAGCGCATCTCGGCCAATACCGGCGCTACCGTGGTAGGCCTGGACGAGATCTATGACGTTGACGCGGATATCTATTCGCCCTGCGCCATGGGAGCCACTATCAATGATGACACCCTGTCCCGCCTGAAGTGCCAGATCATTGCCGGTTGCGCCAACAACCAACTGCAGGATGAGAACGTGCACGGTCCGGCCCTGGTAGACCGCGGCATTATCTATGCTCCAGACTTCCTGATCAACGCCGGCGGTATCATCAACGTGTACTCAGAGGTGAAAAAGCTGAACCGCGAGTGGGCCATGCAGCAGACTGAGCAGATCTACAACACCACGCTCAATATCTTCAACAAAGCCGAAGCGGATGAGACCCACCCGCAAAGAGCCGCCACCCAGCTGGCTCAGAAGCGCATTGATGATATGGCGAAGATCAAGCAAACCTATTAA
- a CDS encoding DUF3857 domain-containing protein, translating to MSTTRLLQQGLLVLLILLGVNTPGFCEQDPFKLGQVTPENVKMTSYAPDTSAAAVVLYDLGESSFLFNDNTQLQFKRIIRIKILKKNGLDQANFLIPYFRKGDGRKEEVSNVKGFTYNLENGEMVKLKLDDKAIFDEKQDANWYLKKLTMPGVKVGSVVELTYTIKSDFFQLLREWEFQHTIPVQWSEYRVGMVPFYEYSQARYGLHPFHIKEANVVRKTVPISWKTGVGLAQVDKSGSLSMSVVNYRWVMKEVPAFTAEPYLSSAKDYLSKLEFELSKVQYPDEKPQYVSGDWESFTKELLKEEEFGGQLANTAFLKKTAEGLVAGKIEALEQVKAVLEHVKTNMHWNGRHRIYTENLRKAYDSRQGSSSEVNLLLTALLREAGLDANPMLVSTRDHGKPLVGSPMLSKFDYVISQVTVGGKSYLLDATEKDLPFGMLPLRCLNGQGWVVQAPAGKWVPLLGTEKNSQLVSGQLKIQSTGAVTGTLTEDYLGVPALLARSSIRSTGQETYIKEFGNAGPDWVRQGVKIQNLENLQQPLKKEYQLNRTGDTSPAALLYLSPMVTHALTENPFKLATRQYPIDFGTPVDETYLFKYQLPDGYELEEMPQPASVTLPGGAAKFTYVAQMVDGQLQVLSKLNISKTTFNAEEYGNLREFYSRMVAKHAEKIVLKKKI from the coding sequence ATGAGTACAACCAGGCTTTTACAGCAAGGTCTTTTGGTGCTGCTGATCCTGTTGGGCGTAAATACCCCGGGCTTCTGTGAGCAGGATCCCTTTAAACTGGGGCAGGTCACGCCAGAAAACGTGAAGATGACCTCGTACGCCCCAGACACCAGTGCCGCCGCCGTGGTGCTATATGACCTGGGGGAGTCTTCTTTTCTCTTCAATGACAACACCCAATTACAATTCAAACGCATTATCAGAATCAAGATCCTCAAGAAGAACGGCCTGGACCAGGCCAACTTTCTTATCCCTTATTTCAGGAAGGGGGATGGCAGAAAAGAGGAAGTGTCAAACGTGAAGGGCTTTACCTATAATCTGGAGAACGGGGAAATGGTGAAACTCAAGCTGGACGACAAAGCCATTTTTGACGAAAAGCAGGATGCCAACTGGTACCTGAAAAAACTCACCATGCCCGGGGTGAAAGTGGGGTCTGTGGTGGAACTGACCTACACCATCAAATCAGACTTTTTCCAGCTCCTGCGGGAGTGGGAGTTCCAGCACACCATACCGGTGCAGTGGAGCGAGTACCGGGTAGGTATGGTGCCTTTCTATGAGTATAGCCAGGCCAGGTATGGGCTTCATCCGTTTCACATAAAAGAAGCCAATGTGGTCAGAAAAACGGTACCCATTTCCTGGAAGACAGGGGTGGGCTTAGCTCAGGTAGATAAAAGTGGCTCTCTCAGCATGTCGGTGGTGAATTACCGGTGGGTTATGAAAGAGGTGCCCGCTTTTACCGCAGAGCCCTATCTGTCCAGCGCTAAAGACTATCTTTCAAAACTGGAGTTTGAGCTTTCCAAGGTGCAGTACCCAGATGAAAAGCCCCAGTACGTGTCCGGTGACTGGGAAAGCTTTACCAAAGAACTGCTCAAGGAAGAGGAATTCGGGGGCCAATTAGCCAACACGGCCTTCCTTAAAAAGACCGCCGAAGGTTTAGTGGCCGGCAAAATAGAGGCGCTGGAGCAGGTAAAGGCTGTGCTGGAACACGTAAAAACCAACATGCACTGGAACGGCAGGCACCGCATCTACACAGAAAACCTGCGCAAGGCCTATGACAGCCGGCAAGGCTCTTCCTCTGAGGTGAACCTGCTGTTGACAGCCCTGCTCCGCGAAGCGGGATTAGACGCCAACCCTATGCTGGTGAGCACCCGGGACCATGGCAAGCCTTTGGTGGGTTCGCCCATGCTCAGCAAGTTTGATTACGTGATCTCCCAAGTAACCGTGGGGGGAAAGAGCTACTTGTTAGACGCCACCGAGAAAGATCTGCCCTTTGGTATGCTGCCTTTGCGGTGCCTTAACGGGCAAGGCTGGGTAGTGCAGGCGCCCGCCGGAAAGTGGGTTCCCCTTCTGGGCACAGAGAAAAACTCACAACTGGTGTCTGGTCAGCTTAAGATCCAGTCTACCGGCGCGGTCACGGGTACCCTTACCGAGGATTACCTGGGCGTGCCCGCCTTACTGGCCCGCTCTTCCATCAGGAGCACAGGGCAGGAAACCTATATCAAAGAGTTCGGTAACGCCGGTCCGGACTGGGTGAGGCAAGGGGTGAAGATCCAGAACCTGGAAAACCTGCAACAACCGCTCAAAAAGGAATACCAACTGAACCGAACCGGAGACACCAGCCCCGCCGCCCTGCTGTACCTTTCCCCCATGGTCACGCATGCCCTGACCGAGAATCCGTTCAAGCTGGCGACCCGGCAGTATCCCATTGACTTCGGTACGCCGGTAGACGAGACCTATCTGTTCAAGTACCAATTACCTGACGGGTATGAACTGGAGGAGATGCCGCAGCCGGCCTCTGTCACGTTGCCCGGCGGTGCCGCCAAATTCACCTATGTGGCCCAAATGGTAGACGGCCAACTGCAGGTATTAAGCAAATTAAACATCAGTAAAACTACTTTCAATGCAGAGGAGTACGGCAACCTTCGGGAGTTCTACAGCCGCATGGTGGCCAAACACGCCGAGAAGATTGTGCTAAAGAAGAAGATATAG